In Deinococcus irradiatisoli, the genomic stretch CGTATTCGAGGTCCTCGAGCGTCTCGATGCGGTTGGTGAAGACATCTTTCAGGTCGGTGCCCAGAAAACCGGCGGATTGATTGAGCTGCTGACGGGTCTTGCTCAGCCCGTCACGCAGGCGGTTCAGCCATGACATGCGGCTAGTTTACCGCTCCCAGTGCGGCGGAAGTGGAAGGCCGGTCGGCGGGATCGTGAATGCGCCCGCTGCGGCCGTTGAGCCGCCCGCCCGCGAAGCCGCGCCGCACGGCGATCAGCTCGGCCATCACCGACAGCGCCACTTCCTGGGGGCTCTCGGCCCCGATGTTCAGGCCCACCGGATTGCTCACCCGACCCAGCTGCTCGGCGCTGGGCGCGGCGCCCTCGGCGCGCAGTACGTCCAGGGCGTCGAGGAAGCGTTGGCGCGGACCGAGCACCCCGATGTAAGGCGCCTCGCTCTCCAGCGCGAAGCGCAGGCACACCCGGTCGCGCTCGACGTGGTGATTCATCACCATCGCAAACGAGCGCGGCCCCAGGTTCAGGTGCGCGCCGAGCTGCTCCGGCGCGGCCTCGATCAGTTCGGCGCCGGGAAAGCGCCCCGGGGTCAGGAAGGCCGGGCGGGCGTCCACCACCTTGACCTGCCAGCCCACCTCCACCGCGCGGGCCGAGAGCGGCATGGCGTCGTGCCCGGCCCCGAAGATCACCAGTTCCGGCGCGGGCGCGCTGGCGTCCAGAAACACGTCGAGTTCACGGTCACCGGTGCTGAAGCGCCGCGTCTCGGCCCGGGGGTACAGCGCCCGCAGCATCTCCTGCCCGGCGGCGACGATCTGCGTCCGCAGCGCAGCGTCGGGCACGCCCGGCTCGCCTTCCTGCACCGTGCCGTCGTCACGCATCAGCAGCCGTCCCAGCGGCGCGGCCGGCACCCCGCTGGCCCCGGCGGGCAGCAGGGTCGCCAGCACGCCGAGTTCGCCGCGCTCCAGCAGGCCCAGCCAGGTGTGCAGCAGCGGGTCTTCCCGGCGCACCGGCTCGACGTAGATGTCCACGCTGCCGCCGCAGCCGATGCCCAAGCCCCAGGTCACGTCCTCGCTGAGATCGTAGCCGGTGAGCGAGGGCTGCCCCTGCGCGATGACTTCCTGGGCGCTGAGGGCGACTTCGGCTTCCAGGCAGCCGCCCGAGAGCATGCACACCTGGGTGCCGTCCTCGCGGATCAGCATCCGGGCGCCCTCGCGGCGGTAGGCGTTGCCACGAACCCGCACCACGCTCGCCAGCGCCGCGCCCTGCCCGGCGGCCTCGGCGGCGCGCAGGCCGGCCAGAATCTCGTTGATCTCCAAGCGTTCCATGAACCTCCACGATGGTGCAGGCCAAGCTTAACGCGCCGGGCCGCTCCACTTTGCGAGCGGTCCCACCTGCAATGCCCCTGAGGCCTTGATGAGGAGTTGCTGCGGCTGCCGGTCATCCACAGGTCATCTGAAATGGTCAGACTGCGAAGCATGACTTCTCTGCTGCTTCGTGGCCGCGCCGGCCTGCTGCTGCTGGCCCTGACCCTCGCTGCTTCCAGCCTCGCCGCCGCGCCGGTCACGCTGTCCGGAACCTTCACGCCGCCCACCACCGCCGCGCCGGACAACAGTGTGCCGATCGGCGGCTACACCCTGGTGTCGTTCACCGACAACGGTCAGACGGGGGCGCCGTCGCCGCAGC encodes the following:
- a CDS encoding XdhC family protein — encoded protein: MERLEINEILAGLRAAEAAGQGAALASVVRVRGNAYRREGARMLIREDGTQVCMLSGGCLEAEVALSAQEVIAQGQPSLTGYDLSEDVTWGLGIGCGGSVDIYVEPVRREDPLLHTWLGLLERGELGVLATLLPAGASGVPAAPLGRLLMRDDGTVQEGEPGVPDAALRTQIVAAGQEMLRALYPRAETRRFSTGDRELDVFLDASAPAPELVIFGAGHDAMPLSARAVEVGWQVKVVDARPAFLTPGRFPGAELIEAAPEQLGAHLNLGPRSFAMVMNHHVERDRVCLRFALESEAPYIGVLGPRQRFLDALDVLRAEGAAPSAEQLGRVSNPVGLNIGAESPQEVALSVMAELIAVRRGFAGGRLNGRSGRIHDPADRPSTSAALGAVN